A single window of Nocardia sp. NBC_01327 DNA harbors:
- a CDS encoding SDR family NAD(P)-dependent oxidoreductase, which yields MNASTARRPRRGLLGPAQSVAGKRILITGAARGIGAALARQLHARGARVALLGIEEALLAEVAADCGDAPWRYCDIGDQDQVERVVNSLTAELGGLDAVVANAGIARQLSLLGGEPDVLEETLTVNVLGVYYTLRAAGPHIAHPGGYVLLVSSLAAAIHLPLAGAYSASKAAVEALGDTLRIELRHTGAKVGMAYFAELDTDMTSRGFGTDAARDILGRNTVSGTAPLGPAIDAMERALARRSRKVFSPYWVGLILSFRGIGQRVVDYALRHGVETGLEVARTERVAFTTEQPARPRRMGKLA from the coding sequence ATGAACGCCAGCACGGCCCGACGCCCGCGCCGTGGTCTCCTAGGTCCGGCCCAGTCGGTGGCCGGCAAACGCATCCTGATCACCGGTGCCGCCCGCGGCATCGGCGCGGCCCTCGCCCGGCAGCTGCATGCCCGGGGCGCCCGGGTGGCACTACTGGGCATCGAAGAGGCCCTCCTGGCCGAGGTCGCCGCGGACTGCGGCGACGCACCCTGGCGCTACTGCGATATCGGTGATCAGGACCAGGTGGAGCGAGTGGTCAATTCGCTCACCGCGGAACTGGGCGGTCTCGACGCCGTGGTCGCCAATGCCGGTATCGCCCGCCAGCTTTCACTGCTGGGCGGCGAGCCGGACGTGCTCGAGGAAACCCTCACCGTCAATGTGCTCGGCGTCTACTACACGCTGCGCGCCGCCGGCCCGCACATCGCGCACCCCGGCGGTTACGTGCTGCTGGTGTCCTCCCTGGCCGCCGCCATCCACCTACCCCTCGCGGGTGCGTACAGCGCTTCCAAGGCCGCCGTGGAGGCGCTCGGCGACACCCTGCGCATAGAACTGCGGCACACCGGCGCGAAGGTCGGCATGGCCTATTTCGCCGAACTCGACACCGATATGACCAGCCGCGGCTTCGGCACCGACGCCGCGCGAGACATCCTCGGCCGCAATACCGTTTCCGGCACCGCACCCCTGGGACCGGCCATCGACGCCATGGAACGCGCCCTGGCCCGGCGCTCCCGCAAGGTGTTCTCGCCGTACTGGGTCGGCCTGATCCTGAGCTTCCGCGGCATCGGACAGCGTGTTGTCGACTACGCTCTGCGCCACGGGGTCGAGACCGGCCTGGAAGTTGCCCGGACCGAGCGGGTGGCATTCACCACCGAGCAACCGGCGCGCCCCCGCAGAATGGGAAAGCTCGCCTGA
- a CDS encoding SDR family NAD(P)-dependent oxidoreductase, which translates to MEISGSAAIVTGGASGLGAATAKRFADAGATVFGFDLAQSIERAGDSVPAGVTLIPTDVTSGDEVAAAVATVVESGVPLRIVVNCAGVGWAGRILSKNGPHDLELFRTVITVNLLGSFNVMRLAADAISKTEPVDEYGQRGVVINTASVAAFEGQIGQIAYSASKGGVAGMTIPAARDLAQFGIRVNTIAPGIIDTPMLAGVTEEYRKGLESGVPFPSRLGRPDEYAQLAQYITEHDYLNGETIRMDGALRMAPR; encoded by the coding sequence GTGGAGATTTCCGGCTCCGCCGCCATCGTCACCGGAGGTGCGTCCGGCCTGGGCGCCGCCACCGCCAAGCGCTTCGCCGATGCCGGTGCCACCGTGTTCGGGTTCGACCTGGCACAGTCGATCGAGCGTGCGGGCGACAGCGTCCCCGCCGGTGTCACCCTGATTCCGACCGATGTCACCAGCGGTGACGAGGTGGCCGCCGCGGTCGCCACGGTCGTCGAATCCGGTGTGCCGCTGCGCATCGTCGTCAACTGCGCCGGTGTCGGCTGGGCGGGTCGCATCCTGTCCAAGAACGGCCCGCACGACCTCGAGCTGTTCCGCACGGTCATCACCGTGAACCTGCTCGGATCCTTCAATGTCATGCGCCTGGCCGCCGACGCCATCTCCAAGACCGAACCGGTCGACGAGTACGGCCAGCGCGGCGTGGTCATCAATACCGCGTCGGTCGCGGCGTTCGAGGGCCAGATCGGGCAGATCGCCTACTCCGCCTCCAAGGGCGGTGTCGCCGGCATGACCATTCCGGCCGCACGTGACCTGGCGCAGTTCGGCATTCGCGTCAACACCATCGCCCCCGGCATCATCGACACCCCGATGCTCGCCGGTGTCACCGAGGAGTACCGCAAGGGGCTCGAGTCCGGTGTGCCGTTCCCGTCCCGCCTGGGGCGCCCGGACGAGTACGCGCAGCTCGCGCAGTACATCACCGAGCACGACTACCTCAACGGCGAGACCATCCGCATGGACGGCGCCCTGCGCATGGCGCCGCGCTAA
- a CDS encoding cold-shock protein, whose product MVQGTVKWFNAEKGYGFIAREDGPDVFVHYSEIEGNGYRQLEEGQAVSFEITEGKKGPQAAAVKPH is encoded by the coding sequence ATGGTTCAGGGCACCGTCAAGTGGTTCAACGCGGAGAAGGGCTACGGCTTCATCGCCCGCGAGGACGGCCCCGATGTGTTCGTTCACTACTCCGAAATCGAAGGCAACGGCTACCGCCAGCTCGAAGAGGGCCAGGCCGTGAGCTTCGAAATCACCGAGGGCAAAAAGGGTCCGCAAGCAGCGGCCGTAAAGCCCCACTAA